From Longimicrobiaceae bacterium, the proteins below share one genomic window:
- a CDS encoding cation diffusion facilitator family transporter, translating into MILFSAFRFPREQQEQRRKARRLAWLSIGLLASTAVIMFLTLGQSQAMKTAWAEDLLGMIPPAALLVATRIEERKPNERYPFGYFRAISVAFLATAAVLTTVGLWLLLDAVMKLVKHERPPVGTTEVFGHQVWAGWLMIAGLAYAVGVGLTLGTLKRPLAAKLHDHVLAADADMNKADWMAEGAAIVGILLVGFGFWWGDSAAAAIISLSVIWDGWDNLRQVIGDLMDESPTEVGSLEMEDLPDRLKKAAERLPWVESAAVRLREHGHVLSGEVFVVPRERSAMLEEAECAAAELRGMDWRLHSLVVVPTASIEFAPDGDGKHADGDGKHTA; encoded by the coding sequence GTGATCCTCTTCTCCGCGTTCCGCTTTCCCCGCGAGCAGCAGGAGCAGCGCCGGAAGGCGCGCAGGCTGGCCTGGCTCAGCATCGGCCTGCTCGCGTCCACGGCCGTGATCATGTTCCTCACGCTGGGCCAGTCGCAGGCCATGAAGACCGCCTGGGCCGAGGACCTGCTGGGCATGATCCCGCCCGCCGCGCTGCTCGTCGCCACGCGCATCGAGGAGCGCAAGCCCAACGAGCGCTACCCGTTCGGCTACTTCCGCGCCATCTCGGTCGCCTTCCTCGCCACCGCCGCCGTGCTCACCACGGTGGGCCTGTGGCTGCTGCTGGACGCCGTGATGAAGCTAGTGAAGCATGAGCGCCCGCCGGTGGGCACCACGGAGGTCTTCGGGCACCAGGTGTGGGCCGGCTGGCTGATGATCGCGGGCCTCGCCTATGCCGTAGGCGTAGGCCTCACGCTGGGCACGCTCAAGCGCCCGCTCGCCGCCAAGCTGCACGACCACGTGCTGGCCGCCGACGCAGACATGAACAAGGCCGACTGGATGGCCGAGGGCGCCGCCATCGTCGGCATCCTGCTGGTGGGCTTCGGCTTCTGGTGGGGCGACTCGGCCGCCGCGGCCATCATCTCGCTCAGCGTGATCTGGGACGGGTGGGACAACCTGCGCCAGGTGATCGGCGACCTCATGGACGAGTCGCCCACCGAGGTCGGCAGCCTGGAGATGGAGGACTTGCCGGACCGCCTGAAGAAGGCCGCCGAGCGCCTGCCGTGGGTGGAGAGCGCCGCCGTGCGCCTGCGCGAGCACGGCCACGTCCTCTCCGGCGAGGTGTTCGTGGTCCCCCGCGAGCGCAGCGCCATGCTCGAAGAAGCGGAGTGCGCCGCCGCCGAGCTGCGCGGCATGGACTGGCGCCTCCACTCGCTCGTCGTGGTCCCCACCGCCAGCATCGAGTTCGCCCCCGACGGCGACGGCAAGCACGCGGACGGCGACGGCAAGCACACGGCCTGA
- a CDS encoding transporter substrate-binding domain-containing protein encodes MHRILIALLLCTAVCACDLPRDADGTTARIRGGTLRVGIVENAPWVTDSAGVVGGVEAAFVGQVAQEMGARTEWVRGPEGELMDALKARELDLVVGGLTASLPWSSQVAFTRPFYTDTIVVGVEHGTLAPRELKGVRVAVEAGDPAGEYLRAKDAVPVHVRDLAGVRGPVAAPTWRLASLHRVPSGIVLHEDPHVLAAAPGENGWLVLLERRLKDRRASFPSLLRTAKP; translated from the coding sequence ATGCACCGGATTCTCATCGCCTTGCTGCTGTGCACGGCCGTCTGCGCGTGCGACCTGCCGCGCGACGCGGACGGCACCACCGCGCGCATCCGCGGCGGCACCCTGCGCGTGGGCATCGTGGAGAACGCGCCGTGGGTGACCGACTCGGCCGGCGTGGTGGGCGGCGTGGAGGCCGCGTTCGTCGGACAGGTCGCGCAGGAGATGGGCGCGCGCACCGAGTGGGTCCGCGGCCCCGAGGGCGAGCTGATGGACGCGCTGAAGGCGCGCGAGCTGGACCTGGTGGTGGGCGGGCTCACCGCGTCGCTGCCGTGGTCCAGCCAGGTCGCCTTCACCCGCCCGTTCTACACCGACACCATCGTCGTCGGCGTGGAGCACGGCACGCTTGCGCCGCGCGAGCTGAAGGGCGTGCGCGTGGCCGTGGAAGCGGGCGACCCCGCGGGCGAGTACCTGCGCGCCAAGGACGCGGTGCCCGTGCACGTGCGCGACCTGGCCGGCGTGCGCGGTCCTGTGGCCGCGCCCACGTGGCGGCTGGCCTCGCTGCACCGCGTCCCGTCCGGCATCGTGCTCCACGAAGACCCGCACGTGCTGGCCGCGGCCCCGGGCGAGAACGGCTGGCTCGTGCTCCTGGAGCGTCGGCTGAAGGACCGGCGCGCGTCGTTTCCCTCGCTCCTGCGCACGGCGAAACCGTGA
- a CDS encoding YigZ family protein, which yields MSADEPFVTLAGEGEAETKVKGSVFLALAAPAGNEAEARARLAAVEKRRFDATHNCSAWRIRGGVYRANDAGEPSGSAGAPILAAIDGAGVTDCVVIVTRYYGGTKLGVGGLVRAYGDAAALALEVAPKRTGTPAARLAVEYGYEHTAAVMRTLERAGATEMEHGYAGGGTRGSVEVSVPLAAVDALADELREATAGAVAPVRVGERVLYRNAGG from the coding sequence GTGAGCGCGGACGAGCCGTTCGTGACGCTGGCGGGCGAGGGGGAGGCGGAGACGAAGGTGAAGGGCTCCGTCTTCCTGGCGCTCGCCGCGCCCGCGGGAAACGAGGCGGAGGCGCGGGCGCGGCTGGCGGCGGTGGAGAAGCGGCGGTTCGACGCCACGCACAACTGCTCGGCCTGGCGGATTCGCGGCGGCGTGTACCGCGCCAACGACGCGGGCGAGCCGTCCGGCAGCGCGGGCGCGCCCATCCTCGCCGCGATCGACGGCGCGGGGGTGACGGACTGCGTGGTGATCGTCACGCGCTACTACGGCGGGACGAAGCTGGGCGTGGGCGGCCTGGTGCGCGCGTACGGCGACGCGGCGGCCCTCGCGCTCGAAGTCGCGCCGAAGCGCACGGGCACGCCCGCCGCGCGCCTCGCGGTGGAGTACGGGTACGAGCACACGGCCGCGGTCATGCGCACGCTGGAGCGCGCGGGGGCGACGGAGATGGAGCACGGCTACGCGGGCGGCGGCACGCGCGGCAGCGTGGAGGTGTCCGTGCCGCTCGCCGCGGTGGACGCGCTGGCGGACGAGCTGCGCGAGGCGACGGCCGGGGCGGTGGCGCCGGTGCGCGTGGGGGAGCGCGTGCTGTATCGGAACGCGGGCGGCTGA
- a CDS encoding Minf_1886 family protein: MDGAVLADPIMDRLRRDHPAYHDTAYVFILAGLQFTISRLGEARHITGRELAEGCRDLALDRYGLMARSVLSYWGIRSTRDFGEIVFALVECGVLVKQSEDSLGDFDGVFCFTEAFESRYPWCTPRVIGI; encoded by the coding sequence ATGGACGGTGCGGTGCTCGCCGACCCGATCATGGACCGCCTGCGCAGGGACCATCCCGCGTACCACGACACGGCGTACGTCTTCATCCTCGCCGGGCTGCAGTTCACCATCTCGCGCCTGGGCGAGGCGCGCCACATCACCGGCCGCGAGCTGGCCGAGGGCTGCCGCGACCTGGCGCTCGACCGGTACGGGCTGATGGCGCGCAGCGTCCTGTCGTACTGGGGCATCCGCTCCACCCGCGACTTCGGCGAGATCGTGTTCGCCCTCGTCGAGTGCGGCGTGCTGGTGAAGCAGTCCGAGGACTCGCTGGGCGACTTCGACGGCGTGTTCTGCTTCACCGAGGCGTTCGAGAGCCGCTACCCCTGGTGCACCCCCCGCGTGATCGGCATCTAG